The genomic segment CTTTATACCTGGTGAAGGTATaaaggtgaagaaaataaaaaatatggtgaagaaaataaaaatatatggtgaaggaaataaaaaatatgctcaCCTAATTATAGATGCCACAAAGCTGAGAAGAAAAGCCAATGTATAAAAAATCAGAATCCTGAACAATCTAGATCTGAGACCAAATTAAGAAGATTAAATTTAATATGGATATATTGAAAGCTTGAATTTAGCTTGAGAATTAGCCTAGGTTTCAATTGCCTGCAAACACTATATGAATCAATGTCACTTGCTTTCAAAAAGCTAATGTCACTTTCTAACAAAAGCATGGTGTCTACTGTAGAAAGAACAAGGTTCCACTTTGGGTCCTACTGGTCTGACCATATTTTGAGTACTATACATAATTCTGGCCAATAAGTTTTATGAAAGATATCGACAACATTGGTCATGACTCAAGAGGGCAATTTTGACAAAAGTGTGTGGTTATAACACCACCATACAGATTTGGACTTCTGGCCATGATGGAGGCATAGTTAGATACAtttcgcctccttgcacaaacaaaagaaggacaacagtgaatttgaaaacaaaaaataaccagaactgccagaaaattgaactctatggAAGCATGacaatgaaggaattaaagaagaaaccttcatccggaccagtaggaggggcggcgatgggcagccagggtgaagaGGACTGGCGGAAGGTGGTGCCTGGAGGACCAGCATGGGCAAGGCAGTGCCTGGCAaacctggcagtcccacatttgcatgtggacaaacaggaaggaacaactggggagtgagacagacagtgCAACCCTGAGTtctagtgtggggaaataaagcctccaaatctctgactggaaaaacctgtgagggttgaggtagtggaagaaactcctagcctcacaggagagttcattggagaggcccacagagtcctagaacatacacaaaaccactccTTCcccctggggaatcagcaccagaatggcccaatttgcttttgggtagcagcagaagtgactgaaaaccaacagagagctgaacaagtggaaTTGTTCTCTCTCGGACcccccccacatatagcaccacaacacagccaagtgggttgcaccaccctggcaaatacctaaggttccaccccttaccaCATAACAAGTACACTGAGACCACCCCCCCCAATAtatgtccaaatgaaagaacaggtcaaagctccagaaaaaacacaactaaatgatgaagagatagccactctatcagatgcacagtttaaaacactggtaatcaggatgctcacagaaatgtttgagtatggttgcaaaatacaggaaaaagtgaaggctatgaaaagtgaaataaaggaaaatgtacagggaaccaacagggaggggaaggaaaccaggactcaaatcaacagtttggaccagaaggaagaaataaacattcaaccagaacagaatgaagaaacaagaattccaaaaaatgaggagaggcttcggaaactccaggaaaactttaaattatCCAACATCcgaatcgtaggggtgccagaaggagaagaggaagagcaagaaatggaaaacttatttgaacaaataatgaagaagaatttccccaatctggcaaaagaaatagacttccaggaagttcaggaagtccagagagtcccaaagaagttgaacccaaggaagaacacaccaaggcacatcataattacccatgattaaagataaggagagaatcttaaaagcagtgtgagaaaaggagacagttacctacaaaggagttcccataagactgtcagctgatttctcaaaagaaaccttgcaggcaagaaggggctggaaagaaatattcaaagtcatgaaaggcaaagacctacatccaagattactctatgcagcaaagctatcatttagaatggaagggcagataaagtgcttcccagataaggttaagttaaaggagtttatcatcaccaagcccttattatatgaaatgttaaggggacttatctaagaaaaagaagatgatcgaaaatatgaacagtaaaatgacaacaaactcatgactatcaacaactcaaactaaaaaaacaaaaacaaacaactagaacaggaacagaatcacagaaatggagatcacatggggagttatcagcagggaaggggcaggggaggtggaaaatgggagaaaaggtacagggaataagaagcataaatggtaggtataaaatagacaggggtaggttaagagtagtatatgaaatgtagaagacaaagaacttacatgtacaagccatggacatgaactaaatggtggggggtggggtggtagaaatatgggtgggaggggtatgcagggcagaggggcataaaagggaaaaaatgggacaactgtaatagtataaccaataaaatatattttaaaaagtggagatTTGGCTTTCCTTTCATCATTTTGGAAAGTGATGTATAAAGACCATCGTAAAAGAAATAGACTCCAGCAAGTTCAGTGCCTACACTGTTCAACCCCATCATGGTGAGCTTCTTACCATTTAGGCAGGGGAGATGACAGTGTTCACTGTATGcgtcccttctcctctttctctgatGTCACTTTTAGGATTTTACCTGCTATACACCTGCTGTCTTCCAAATCTATATCTACTTATACCTTCTCTTGAGTTCCAGATACGTTATCATCTGCCCATTCTACATGTGTCCTTGGGCATCCTGCCAGTAGCTCAGAATACATGTCTAAAATGGTACTCCTCTTACAGCATCCTCGTAGTGAGAAGAACTTCCTGTTTCTACCAAAAGTACCGATTGACAGAATCACTCACCCATTCTCCAGTACCAGGAAACTGAGTGTCATCTAAGGCTACtccttttccattattttccacATCTAATTCCAAGTTACCTTGATTTTAACTTTTTCCAACCCAACATGTTTTGTATCCATGCCTTCTAAATGCATTGATTACTTATTAATGTGGCTGGTGTGTGAATTTATGTGGATATTACACATTTATGCATGTGTTGTAAGTGCAGAATGTGAGCTACCGAGGATATTATCATTCTGATTGCCATTTATGACACTGGCTAGCtaataaaagggagagaaaaaccatAAAACCTTGGCTTGGTTTTGTAAAGTAATACTACAGTTATTTATGTGAACTTTTATCATTGCTCCTAATTACCATGCAGTGAAATAATAGTTAAGACAATAAGTAATTATGTATCAGATTtacttttttgtgatttttattgaattttgatTGATAATGTATCAGTCTTCATTGTTGACAGTGATGTAACACTATGGTTTGATCTCAACTTTTAGAACCTAGAAGGAACATTGCTTATGTTCCAGAAAAGAAAGTTTAGATAACATTTGTTCCACAGTTGCCGAAGTTAAGTTCGTTCCATTTTAGCTAGCGGGGTTTGATAAGGTGGAATCGAATGGCACATGAGCAACAAAGCAAGGTTAAAGACAGAGGAGGGGAAGATTTTGGCCAATTATCAGCTCAAACAAACAgagtaaataatataaatttattattataattacagGGATCCCAGACACTAGAATGCAGAACCTCGTGGTAATGGAAAAAGCACAGCTTGGACCAAAGTGCCTTAATGTAACTACATCAAACTCACTCAGGCTGGAAAACACTGTGTGTTGTTGAGGTTGCCCGGTCACATGCGAAGACTGCAAAGAATTGCCATAAATATACTAATATGTTATAATTaccttaaattatatttataaatatatatatataaacaataactTAAAATAACATCCCATGCTTTGCCTCATTCTTGAGGCTCAGCTTCAAGAAGCATCTTACTGAAATGATTGTCATAAAATACTGCTGAGGCAGGAAGGACTTAAGTGTCGTTCTCTCCATTTTGAAGATGACCCAATTGAAGTGCTAGAAACTTACAGTATTTGATTAAGGGTTAATCAGCCACTTAAAGGCAGAAGGCAAAACAGTTGGAATGAAATCCTGGGTCTATTGCTTCTCATTCCAACTGCCATTGTGAGaatttcttagttttcttatGCCTCAGTTAACCCACATGTAACATGGGTAGAGTTTTTTTAATAGTCAGGAGCCCTGGTGCTCCCAAGATTGTTATgaagaataataattaaaatgattggTGGTTTGCATAGTATAGGGTGTTCCTTAAATAACAAGCAGCATTATATTTAGTGTTGGTGCACTAGACCTTACTCCCTCTCTTTCAAAGAGAGCAAACATTCATTTAGAATTACGAAGGCTCAGCACATGCTCCGTGAGTGACTAAGAGTAAAGGATTTGACTTCTTCATGTACATGGTACATACGGACTGTCAACATTTCACAAGTAAGTGGACTCCAGAGTCAAGGCTGGTCTTCCAGTATCTGAAAGTCAGTGATAGAGGGTTGCCCACTTGCCATGTGCACCAGGCCATCTTGCTTTGTGGCAATAAACAACTTTGGATAGGCAACTGACTCAAAGTAGTTCTTAGTGCCATGAGGTTCCCAGAAGAAGAGGAGGTTGGTCTCATCTTTGATGGTTTTGGGTGTCTCAGGCATCTCCTAGGATAAGGAAGGAGAACAGAGATGTTAGAGAACAAGATGCTAGAACAAGAGCTGAAGTTCAATCCCTTGGCACGTGGCCTCTGTGAGAAACATAACACTTCAGGATTATGACTCTGTAACGTGATGTAGGTccttcactcatttgttcattcagcaagcatttattacATGCCTATTAAATGTATGGCCCCATTTTTTAGTAGTTGATTTCCTTAGTTAACTGGAGAGAAATCCAAATTAGTTATGAAGACTGCCAATGACTCCAGTGTCTCCCTGGATCCTGGCTGGTGGGGTTGAGCTTCATTCTTGTCCTGCCTCCAACACAGGTGTAGGGTATTTTGCATCAAATCCAAGTATTAGTTATTCTAAGATCCCTAAAGATTTTGACCTGTAAGTGTGCAAATCATACCTTTGGGGAAGTAATTTATAATTTAGAGATGTTTATGTCCACATTAAGTCAATGATTGCaggttaaaaaaaaccaacacacacacacacaccccactttcCAGGTATATTAGCAACTGAATCCTTTCAATCAATATAATTGTTGACAATTgtgatctctctctgtcttttttttttttttttactagattttatttatttttagagagtgggggagggagggagaaagagaaggagagaaacttcaatgtgtggttgcctcttctgtgtCTCCAACTGGGTAcctgactcacaacccaggcatgtgacctgactgggaattgaacaggggaccctttggttcacaggctggcactcaatccactgagccacagcagccagggtgacaATAGTGACCACTTTAGACTCTACTCTCTCTGTGGTTATAAATAGAAGAATCTAAAAATACTTCCAtggaaaagtaaaattcaaattCCAACTCAAGAGGTTTATTCTTTACTCTTTAGTCTAAAGCAACTAAACATCCTTTTGAGATTTCCTTGGGATTTTCAATGTCaataaggattttatttcttaagcctATTCCTCTCCTAATTTTTCTCATCTCAGTAAATGGAGTTTTTCCTCATGCTCTTTTTGTTCTATCTTCAAAACATAATgagattctgccctggctggtatagctcagtggattgagggtgggcctgcgaatcaaagagtTGCTCATtaaattcctggttggggcacgtgtctgggttgtgggccaggtccccggttgggggcacttgagaggcagctgcacattgatgtttctctccctctatttctccctcccttaccctctctctagaaataaataaataaaatctaaaaaaaaaatgagattctgTCTACTGCAGCCTACCTGCTCAGCACTTTCCGTACTGTGACTGCTGTCGTTACCTCCCGCTcgggccctctgcctcctctaTTGCCTTCCTTCTGATATACTCTCCATTTCAGAAAACATAAGTGAACTCcttttaatggtttttaaaaaattgtatctcaGATGAAATCCAAATGCAGGGCTCCACCAGCACTAGCCTCAGCctatcctccctcctccccacactgcCCAGCTTCTGGAGTGTCCTGATCTGTGAAGCTGGCTTTTAAGCTCCTAAAGATCTACAGCCTGGGAGCAGTCAAACCCCTCTGTTTAGAATACCCTACTCCCACCCAACCCCTTGCATGATGgcaggctccctccctcccatcagcAACTCTCATCTTCTCTATCTAAACAACACTCCCCAACTTTTCTCTATCTCAGCATCCTATTCACTTGCTTTGCAGCATCTTGCACACTGGGCTGGCTGTTTGGCTTGTCTATTGTCTGTGTCCCCCAGAAGACTAAATTTTATAAGGCTAGGGACTTTGGCGCACCACTGTCTATACAGCTATTGCACTGTGCTTGCCAGATAAAAGGCTCTCAGTAAATGACACTTGCTGAATGAATTCATGAATGAAGCTATGCCCTACCCTGCAGTTACCACTTTCATTTCACTTGATCCAGGTAGAGAAACACATGCACATCATAAATCCTAGTGGGGGCAGGAGGTTGGATTATACATCTACTGAATAAGAGTCACCTACTTATCAGTGGAGAAAACATTTAAgacaacagtgtgtgtgtgtctgcatattTGTGGGGGACGGTGGTAGTGGAGATGGAGCTGGGATGAGGGATAATGCTGGCACAATGGAGAGAGAGGCACTAGAGTCAGAAGGCCAGGGTTTGAGTCTTGGCTCCAGCTTTTTGCTTTGTGCCTCTGGCACATGATTAATTGTCTCTGATCTAAAGGACTTGTTTGAGTTTGTTAGAGACAAGTCCATCGTCCTAATTCTTACTGTCATGTAGGTCAATTAGTAGGTGTCATTAAGGATCAAAATGGATGGAATAAATGGATGCCCTGGGATGTAAGGGGAACAGGATCAGGCAGGGAAAGGTAAAAGACGGAAGAAGGCAATTTACCTTTTATATACTCTTGCACCTCCCTTTTACTCTCTCACAGATCCTGCCTAGAATTGCCTCTGGGGTTGAGTGAGAagcaggatgggggtgggtgagCAGGCGGGGACTGTGGTAGGAAGAGGAGAGGACTGTGCACCTGCTAGGGGTGTCTGTCTACTGGGGTCATTGACAAATGTATGGGACGTAATGAAGATAAGTTAGAGCCGGAGGACCACTGACCTTTAGCAATACAGGAACGTTTTCACTTTGGGCACTCACAAACAGCCGTGTTTCTGAGAGTCGCAGGGTCACAGGAAATTTAGTTTCTTCGTTCGATATATAAGCACCCATGTCAAATTTCACTGGTGGAGAGAAAAGCCAAAAGGAAAGTAAATCCACCGTGTTTATATAAAATGAAGTGTTTATGTAGACACTCTGTGGGTGTGAGTTAGGTCTCTGGCTATGGTAGAAGTGCTAGAAATGGAATTTGGCCCATCTTTGTGTCCTTCACAATGTCTGACATATTTACTAGGCAGGCAGACACTTGATTAATGTCTTTAGAATTTTCTGTGTTGAATGAATGCTTAGGGGGTTGAGTGTTAAATCTCTTGAATTATGTTAGTGGGATAAGACCCTGAAATTTGTAAGGTCGTGAGTTCATAATGACCTAAAATGGAGGGGTTTAGGAAAGCTGACGCCTATGTTGGTAGTGATAGTGACAAGTAGTTTAGTTTTTCTTAGAGAACAATGCTTAATAGGAGTTGTCAAGTGATATATGCTTAGCAACCCAGGAGTTTCACTTTTGAGGTATGTTCTAAAGAAATAACCTCATAGGAATACAAAGATATTTGCAACAGAATTACTTAGAGAAAACctgatgctctctctctctctttctcacacacacacacatatataaaaatataaaaatatatataatatatattacatatatacacatataaatatataattacatatatgtaattgTTATATAATTGTGACAATGATTGTTTCTAGTTTGGtgttatttttaagtttgatTGGCAGGCTTTCTAATGAAGCGTGATGGCCCTCGTTGATTCTGGGTAAATCGGGGTGagccatttaatatttttgaatctcagcttccttgTATTTAAAATGGAGGACCAGACTGAGAGAACCAAGGGAGAAACTACATCAGAAAGCTTCACACTGATCTTAGTCTCTCATTGACAGGACACTTCTCTTGTGGGGTTGTCAGGTTTCGCTGAGGCTCCTGTCCTTGCCTGGGATTTTCAGCAAGGTGATATATACCTTTCTATTTTAGAAGAATTGTGCAAAGCCAGGAATCTGGAGAGGTATATACTTTGAAAGCAGAACActtgaaaaaatacagaaataagaggaagggaggatggcCGAGTTGTCCATTTACCTTCTTGGTCCAGATTATTTAACGCGGTAGCCATGAGGTATTTGCCCGACGTGTCTAGAGTGATACTTTGATGGAGGGTGTCATTCAGGGTGCATCGGTGTTTGATGACCCTTCTGAAGTTGTACTTCACGTTGCTCTGGAAGCTGTTAGTTGCTGACCTGGGCTGGATGATTTCTACAACCGTTAGCACAAGCTGAAGTTAATTGTCTTGATGCAAACACATGACATGTCTGCTCTAACACAAGCACAGGAAGTAGCTATGGAAGGGATTAAGAATACTCCAATTCCGGGGAGGAAACAGAAGTGGAATCACCAAACAGTAGTGGAGTGGGCTCTAGGATCATTACTGTGGTAacttattctttttaaactttgagGCCTCagtatttttatagaaaagagATTAGTTGaacaaatttctcatttttggtTGTTTGGAGGTTTCTAAGTAACCAGGAAGATTCCTAGTATTTTCTACTTATACTTTCAAATGAATGCTCTCTGAGAAAAGCAGTAAGTACATTAAATGTCTGTCATGCCTCTGAACAGTGAGGTCAATCAATAGCTTCACGAATTTCCATGGCTCTGcataattctacttctaggagTCTATTCTAGGAAGTCAATGGTGATAGAAATGAAGGTTTACGGATACGGATGTTCATTGTTGCATTACTTATAATGGTGAAAAATTGCTAGTCTAAAATGCCCTTGATATAtcgctaaatgaaaaaaaagccaGATATAAAATCGTGTGTAGTAGAATCCTAACATGTTCGTATGTGTGTAAGTACATAGAAACAACGTTAAGGAACATATCATAGTGCTGGCAGTGGTAAATCTTAGTGGTAGTatgaggatttcttttctttcttacattttcttgTATCTCCTAATTTTCTAGGTGAACATGTATTAGTGTTTAGCTGTGACCTTAAAAATACTGAGTTTATGTTTCACACAGTGGCTTGTAGAGTAGAGGCATGGGAgaaaaatcatgatttttataGTCAGAACTGCATTTTTTTGAAGCTTTCCCATTTAAACATTGTGTGACATTGGGCAGGTGACTATCTCACTGAGCtgagtttcctcatatgtaaaatggaaatgcaagGTGGTTGCAAAGCTTACAGATAATGCAGCAATTAATAACATGGTATTGTTGGCAGTATTAACAAAAGTAATAGGAGCAGTGGTAATagtaatcagaacaacaagagcAATAGCTGGCACGTATTGGGTATTTGCTGcatgccaggcattattctagTCCAGAAGCTTGCAAgtattaacacatttaatcttCGCAACAAGTAGGGGCTCtgatcatctccattttacagtaGAGGGAACTGGAGCAGAgacaggttaagtaatttgtccaaggagGCATATAGCATGTGGCAGAACATAGCTTGTAAATTGTTAACCACTATCAGTGTATACATGCTTTCTGCCAAGGGCTGAAAGTCACAGGACCTTCACAGTATGGCCATGAAATGAACATGTGAGCACATATTTTAGACTCAGGCCACTGCTGCTTTCCTTACATATGGATACCAGACTAATGCCTGGCTGTGACCTTGATTCTCTGACTCTAGGTTTTATTTGCACCTATACTCTATCGTCcctatttgcttaaaaaaaacacaaggatATTATTGTACTTGACTCCCTACCTTCTTCTGGATCATTGGCAATGACTTCCAGGTCATCATCAGTGATGAACTGGTTGAAACTTAGCCGTCTCTTCTTCAGAACCTTCCCGttggctgccaccaccaccacactcTCCTTGAAGGTAAGCTGGGATGTTTTAGAGGTCTCAGAGGTGCTCAGAGACATGAATTTATCCATGCAGTCCTTGGGAAGTGGGTCATAGCTTACATCGTAGAAGGATTTCTGTGAGGAAGGGAAGTAGAAATTGAGAGGCTGCCCATAGCCATAAAATGTGAATCCTTTCAGCAGGAGTTTTTTCAACAGACTGGTGAGTAGGATGTTCATTATGGTCTTGGTTAATCCATGTTTCATCAGTCTGTCCGacctctccctcacttcctttcaGGAGTTCCCTGGAAGATGCGCTCTCTTGGCCAGTCTTTGTCACCCATTGACTGACTCGAAAGTGAGATGGAGTGGAACAGGTTTACAAGTGAGATCTTAGTGAGTGGTAGCTTTCCAGTTAGTTCTCTGTTAGGAAGTTAGACTTTTAATGGACAGGGCACCAGTAATTTAGAAATAGTCCTTTGGGAATAGCTTTCAAAGCCACTACCAAAGACACACCAGGCAGTACTTGTGTGGTCTCTTAGcaaatcacacagctggtgaaTGGCTTGCTTCCTCTCCCTCAGCTTCATTGGCTATTACATTGCAGGACTATCTCTAATCTCCTGAGCTGGAGTCAGAGAGGATGATCCCAACATATCTCTTTAGGAGACAGACCTCTGGTGATGTGGCCCAAAGGGGCTGTCTCAGGGTAGCATAACTAACATGCTGATGGAGCCTGGCCAAGAGACTCCAGTTCTTGGGATTCATAAAGAAGGTCATCAACTCTTAGAGCAGCGAGCCAGTCTGCCCCACttataatgaagaaatacatgTCTCAGGACATCTCATGAGGGTACAACAGAGCATCTAGAACTCAAGCTATTGCTGTTCTCTTCTGGTGGAGACAATATTACTGTGTCAGAATAGCAGTCCTGTAAGAATCAGTCATTTACTTACCTGATTCAGAGAGAGTTGGCCATTTTCggaactgtattcttcattttcactgtCAAACAAGATGAAAAGAATGTAACTGTTTGTTATGTCACTAAAGTCACTGggcaacatattttttaatgaccACATTAGCTTTGGGTAAAACACATACAGGGCCACTACTGTCACCTTGGAAAAGGACTTCTATATTCACACATATGTATAGTGATT from the Desmodus rotundus isolate HL8 chromosome 5, HLdesRot8A.1, whole genome shotgun sequence genome contains:
- the IL1A gene encoding interleukin-1 alpha, producing the protein MAKVPDIFEDLKNCYSENEEYSSENGQLSLNQKSFYDVSYDPLPKDCMDKFMSLSTSETSKTSQLTFKESVVVVAANGKVLKKRRLSFNQFITDDDLEVIANDPEEEIIQPRSATNSFQSNVKYNFRRVIKHRCTLNDTLHQSITLDTSGKYLMATALNNLDQEVKFDMGAYISNEETKFPVTLRLSETRLFVSAQSENVPVLLKEMPETPKTIKDETNLLFFWEPHGTKNYFESVAYPKLFIATKQDGLVHMASGQPSITDFQILEDQP